In Musa acuminata AAA Group cultivar baxijiao chromosome BXJ3-9, Cavendish_Baxijiao_AAA, whole genome shotgun sequence, a single genomic region encodes these proteins:
- the LOC135649464 gene encoding E3 ubiquitin-protein ligase ORTHRUS 2-like, with the protein MTIDLPCDGDGICMVCKAAPPEAEMVHCCTCASPWHAQCLSKPPESMAVVARWQCPDCDAPEEGFVSAPAAAPSGGNAELIAGIRAIEADGLLTEAEKARRRQALLGGGVAAAQVDDEEESKKKKGKASDDVLELLDEKFNCAFCMQLPERPVTTPCGHNFCLKCFQKWVGQGKLTCAKCRSPIPSKMAMQPRINSALVVAIRMAKTAKSTSGVSSPVYHFIRNENRPEKAFTTERAKKAGKANACSGQIFVTIPPDHFGPILSEYDPKRHQGVLVGETWEDRMECRQWGVHLPHVAGISGQCDYGAQSVALSGGYEDDEDHGEWFLYTGSGGRDLSGNKRTNKEQAFDQKFEKLNAALRVSCLKGYPVRVVRSHKEKRSSYAPETGVRYDGIYRIEKCWRKVGIQGFKVCRYLFVRCDNEPAPWTSDEHGDRPRPLPVIKELKNATDAAVRKETPAWDYDEEHGWKWMKPPPISRKPIFSGDERKSAKRAVKHVQNMSVRERLLKEFSCLVCRKVMTLPLTTPCGHNFCKSCLLGAYADKSFVRERTREGGRSLRAQKIVKKCPSCPIDISDFLQNPQVNRELMDLIESLQKKTAEEQQSEESSDILEKSSEDESDAMEEKFPSEGGSNNVEKATGSAEGRDSVEENNLESIDGDSDVNVANSESEEAGLRNANAVNEASGTNSRSSCKRKNAVSRSSGVKKAQNEEATAMDSESFNAEKSDAVGKVKVDNLSSEMEQDIKEHVPGQVSEAKGFAYRKQSSPAPKRARKGK; encoded by the exons ATGACGATCGATCTCCCTTGCGACGGCGACGGCATCTGCATGGTTTGCAAGGCGGCGCCGCCGGAGGCGGAAATGGTGCACTGCTGCACCTGCGCCTCCCCCTGGCACGCCCAGTGCTTGTCCAAGCCCCCCGAGTCCATGGCCGTCGTTGCCCGGTGGCAGTGTCCCGACTGCGACGCGCCCGAAGAGGGCTTCGTTTCTGCCCCGGCTGCCGCTCCGTCGGGCGGAAACGCCGAACTCATCGCCGGCATACGGGCTATCGAGGCCGATGGACTGTTGACGGAGGCGGAGAAGGCTAGGCGGAGGCAGGCGCTCCTTGGAGGCGGCGTGGCTGCCGCGCAGGTTGACGATGAGGAGgagtcaaagaagaagaaaggaaaagcGAGTGACGATGTTCTTGAGCTACTCGACGAGAAGTTTAATTGCGCCTTCTGCATGCAGCTGCCGGAGCGCCCCGTAACT ACACCATGTGGTCATAATTTCTGTTTAAAATGCTTCCAAAAGTGGGTTGGTCAAGGTAAACTCACATGCGCAAAGTGCCGTTCTCCTATCCCATCTAAGATGGCAATGCAACCAAGAATCAACTCAGCACTTGTTGTGGCTATTCGTATGGCAAAGACTGCAAAGTCAACCAGTGGTGTCTCGTCACCTGTGTATCATTTCATTCGAAATGAAAACAGACCTGAAAAGGCATTTACTACTGAGAGAGCTAAGAAGGCTGGCAAAGCAAATGCATGcagtgggcagatctttgttaccaTTCCTCCTGACCATTTTGGTCCCATACTTTCTGAATACGACCCAAAAAGACATCAAGGTGTTTTGGTTGGTGAAACATGGGAAGATCGAATGGAGTGCAGACAATGGGGTGTTCATTTACCACACGTGGCAGGGATTTCTGGGCAGTGTGATTATGGTGCTCAATCTGTTGCACTTTCCGGAGGATATGAGGATGATGAAGATCACGGAGAATGGTTCCTTTATACTGGCAG TGGTGGGAGAGATTTAAGTGGAAACAAGCGCACAAACAAGGAGCAGGCCTTTGATCAAAAGTTTGAAAAACTTAATGCAGCGTTAAGAGTTAGTTGCTTGAAAGGATATCCTGTACGAGTGGTGAG GTCTCACAAGGAGAAGCGCTCATCATATGCTCCTGAAACTGGTGTACGTTATGATGGGATATACAGGATTGAGAAATGTTGGCGAAAAGTTGGGATTCAA GGCTTCAAGGTCTGTAGATATCTTTTTGTTCGATGTGATAATGAGCCAGCACCATGGACCAG TGACGAACACGGTGATCGCCCTCGGCCTTTGCCAGTCATTAAAGAGCTAAAAAATGCAACGGATGCTGCTGTAAGGAAGGAAACTCCGGCATGGGattatgat GAGGAACATGGCTGGAAATGGATGAAGCCTCCACCAATTAGTAGAAAGCCTATATTCAGTGGTGATGAAAGAAAATCTGCCAAGAGGGCTGTAAAGCATGTCCAGAATATGTCCGTAAGGGAGAGGCTCTTGAAAG AATTTAGCTGTCTTGTGTGCCGGAAAGTAATGACTCTGCCACTGACTACTCCTTGCGGTCACAATTTCTGTAAGTCTTGCTTGCTTGGAGCATATGCTGATAAGTCCTTTGTCCGTGAAAGGACCCGTGAAGGCGGTCGTTCCCTTCGAGCACAGAAAATTGTTAAAAAATGTCCATCTTGTCCGATCGATATATCTGACTTTTTACAAAATCCCCAG GTCAACAGGGAGTTAATGGATCTAATAGAGTCACTTCAAAAGAAGACTGCAGAAGAGCAGCAAAGTGAGGAGAGCAGTGACATACTAGAGAAGTCCAGCGAGGATGAATCTGATGCTATGGAGGAAAAGTTTCCGAGCGAAGGTGGGAGCAACAATGTAGAGAAAGCAACTGGGAGCGCAGAAGGCAGGGACAGTGTGGAAGAAAACAATCTTGAATCTATAGATGGTGACTCAGATGTTAATGTTGCCAATTCTGAATCTGAGGAAGCAGGTCTGAGAAATGCAAATGCAGTTAACGAGGCAAGTGGAACAAACTCTCGGTCTTCATGCAAACGAAAAAATGCTGTTTCTCGGTCATCAGGTGT